Within Calditrichota bacterium, the genomic segment TTGGTGGCGAAGCCGCCTCAACGGATTGGATAGACAACTACCCCGGTTTTCCCGAGGGTGTGGGCGGTGTTGATTTGGCCGAAAAAATGGAAAAGCAGGCCAAACGCTTTGGCGCCACCGTTTTGTACGGGGATGTCCGGGATCTGGATCTGAAATCCCAGCCCAAAACCATGCTTGTCAATGGTGAAAAGGTGACGGCTAAAGCCGTAATTCTGGCAACCGGAACCCATCCGAAGGAATTGGGTGTTCCCGGTGAAAAGGAATTGAAAGGGCGAGGAGTGTCCTATTGTGCCACCTGCGATGCCCCGTTTTTTAAGGATAAAAATATCGCCGTCATTGGCGGCGGGAATTCAGGATTGCAGGAAAGTCTGTTTTTGCTAAAGTACGTTAAATCAATTAAAATTATAGAGTTCTTGCCGCATTTGACGGCAGAACCCATCTTGCAGGACCGCGTACTGGAAAACAAAAATGTGGAGGCATTTCCCCATCACCGTCTGGTGAGTATTAACGGCAAAGACAAAGTGGAGTCCATTACCGTTGAAAATCGTTCCACCAACGAAAAATTTGATATGAAGGTTGACGGTGTGTTTGTGTATGTGGGATTGGAGCCGAATACGGAGTTCTTGAAGGATCAGGTCAAACTCAACGACTGGGGTTACATTGAGGTCACACCCGACATGGAAACAAATCTCCCGGGTGTTTTTGCGGCCGGCGATGTGCGTGATACGCTGGTTCGCCAGGTGGCCACAGCCGTTGGAGACGGAGCTCATGCTGCCGTGATCGCCAATAAATTCATCGAAGATCTGGAAGAATAATTCTGGTCCAAAAATAACAGTGAGTCCTGCCAAAACGCCCGGTCCTTTCTCTGGATCGGGCGTTTTTGGGTGGGTCTGAATAAGGGGCATCCCGTTGTGACCGTGCCCGGATGAGTGAGAGGGCGCATGACTCGCTTTTGTTTTTCGAATCCGGAGCAAGGAAAAACATTTAGGTTGCGCAGCAACTGAGCGTTTTGATGTCCTTTGTGAATCCAATGGCCGCCAGCTTGATTCCTTCAGACAGGGTCAGATACGGATGAAACATATCCTTTAGCTGCTCAACGGTAATTCCCCACTTAATGGCCATGGCCACTTCCATGAGCAATTCCGCTCCTCCCGGCGCCAGAATTCGGGCCCCCACCAATTGATTGGTTTGTTTGTTGCGAATCAGGCGGATAAATCCCCGCATATCGCGCGCAGCGATGGAATGCGGAACGTATTTTAGAGGAAGTGTTACACTTTCTGCATCAATTCCTTGGGCCTGTGCCTGTGGTTCATTCAGTCCCACACCGGCAACCTGAGGGTCTGTGAAAATGACCCAGGGAAGCGCCCGGTAGTCGGCTGCTTGTTTTTCGCCTGAAAGAATGTTGTCCACCGCCAGTTTTCCCTCGTAGGCTGCCGTGTAGACAAACATGAACCCTCCAATAACGTCACCCGCAGCGAAAATGCCCGGTACCGTGCTTTCGAGATACTCATTGACGTGAACCGCACCCGACGGCGTCACGTCCACTCCGACCTTCTCCAATCCCAGCCCTTCCGTGTTGGGCTTGCGACCGGTTGCCACCAACAGATGCGTCCCGTGGATCTGTGTGTGCTGCTTGTTGTAATCCATATCAAGGTAAATCTCTTTTCCCTTTTGGTAGATGCGCTCCGTGCGGGCGTTCGTCATAAATTGAATCCCTTCTTCCGCCAGGTAGCCCTTTAATTCCTCTGTAAGATCGTGAGTTTCTGTTGGCAATATCTGTGGCAGCAGTTCCACAACCGTCACACGGCTTCCAAGACGGGCAAATAGCTGAGCCGTTTCAATCCCAATGTAGTTTCCACCGAGAACAATCAGGTGTTCCGGAAGCGTCTCCAGTTCAAATGCAGATGCGTTGGTTAAATAGGGCACGTCGTCCAGGCCCGGAATGGGGGGGATTCTGGGAGAAGCGCCCGTAGCCAAGATGATGGCGTCGGCTGAAAGCGTTTTCCCATTCACACGTACCGTTGTCGGAGAAACGATCTGGCCCCTTCCCTCAATAAGCTCAACGTCTTCCATGTTTGCAATAACGTTGGTGTATTTTTCCTGACGTAAATCCAAAACCATTTCGCGCTTTTGCTGAATCACATCTGCAAAGGAAGATAAACGGCCCTCCTTGGTAATCCCCGGGAATCGGCTTTTTTGCGAGCGGTGCAGCTCTTCGGCTGCGCGAATAAGATTCTTCGAGGGGACACACCCTACGTTCACGCAGGTTCCGCCAATTGGCAGCCCCGCATTAATCATGGTTACATGGGATCCCAGCTCGTGGGCCCGAAGCGCGGCCGCAAAGGCGGCAGACCCTCCCCCGATAATGATGACCTGTTTCGGCCGATTGTTCGGCTCTCCGATTTCCTTGATATTTTTGGCACGGTAGGGGCCAATCTCGTTGATTCGCCGGGCGATTTCATGCGGA encodes:
- the trxB gene encoding thioredoxin-disulfide reductase, whose protein sequence is MSEFSFHIGQEDQLTEKTYDVVVLGAGPAGLTAAIYTGRGKLKTLVVEKEAIGGEAASTDWIDNYPGFPEGVGGVDLAEKMEKQAKRFGATVLYGDVRDLDLKSQPKTMLVNGEKVTAKAVILATGTHPKELGVPGEKELKGRGVSYCATCDAPFFKDKNIAVIGGGNSGLQESLFLLKYVKSIKIIEFLPHLTAEPILQDRVLENKNVEAFPHHRLVSINGKDKVESITVENRSTNEKFDMKVDGVFVYVGLEPNTEFLKDQVKLNDWGYIEVTPDMETNLPGVFAAGDVRDTLVRQVATAVGDGAHAAVIANKFIEDLEE
- the merA gene encoding mercury(II) reductase produces the protein MKQKTIQIDIEGMTCEDCARTIEKALKLPGVIEKKVGFTDRRARVSFDPGKIDPHEIARRINEIGPYRAKNIKEIGEPNNRPKQVIIIGGGSAAFAAALRAHELGSHVTMINAGLPIGGTCVNVGCVPSKNLIRAAEELHRSQKSRFPGITKEGRLSSFADVIQQKREMVLDLRQEKYTNVIANMEDVELIEGRGQIVSPTTVRVNGKTLSADAIILATGASPRIPPIPGLDDVPYLTNASAFELETLPEHLIVLGGNYIGIETAQLFARLGSRVTVVELLPQILPTETHDLTEELKGYLAEEGIQFMTNARTERIYQKGKEIYLDMDYNKQHTQIHGTHLLVATGRKPNTEGLGLEKVGVDVTPSGAVHVNEYLESTVPGIFAAGDVIGGFMFVYTAAYEGKLAVDNILSGEKQAADYRALPWVIFTDPQVAGVGLNEPQAQAQGIDAESVTLPLKYVPHSIAARDMRGFIRLIRNKQTNQLVGARILAPGGAELLMEVAMAIKWGITVEQLKDMFHPYLTLSEGIKLAAIGFTKDIKTLSCCAT